A part of Halomarina litorea genomic DNA contains:
- a CDS encoding CPBP family intramembrane glutamic endopeptidase, whose translation MGLALVAVTVSEAFIFAGLPEWALWGHFVTLVACSLAPLRFEGDATVFRALALVPLFRLVNLGMPVFAEPTIYWFPLVYGALIPGMFLLSRTHDIDIRYGWRVALLALPLAIPLSALLASLEHSLITPEALVSAATPDQLLLIGVVMVCFVGFVEEFLFRGILQDVLERRYGRMAGLLLTSALFGLLHAGYGLQHEILFAGVIGLLFGVVYDWTDSLVLVTLLHGLLNVFLFAIIPIYGSVLGPFGL comes from the coding sequence GTGGGTCTCGCGCTCGTCGCCGTCACCGTGAGCGAGGCGTTCATCTTCGCGGGACTCCCCGAGTGGGCGCTCTGGGGCCACTTCGTCACGCTCGTCGCCTGCTCGCTCGCCCCGCTCCGGTTCGAGGGGGACGCGACCGTGTTCCGCGCGCTGGCGCTCGTCCCCCTCTTTCGCCTCGTCAACCTCGGAATGCCTGTCTTCGCCGAACCCACCATCTACTGGTTCCCGTTAGTGTACGGCGCGCTGATACCGGGGATGTTCCTGCTCAGCCGCACCCACGACATCGACATCCGCTACGGGTGGCGCGTCGCTCTCCTCGCACTTCCGCTCGCGATACCGTTGAGCGCGTTGCTCGCATCGCTGGAGCACTCGCTCATCACACCCGAGGCGCTCGTCAGCGCCGCAACCCCCGACCAGTTGCTCCTCATCGGCGTCGTCATGGTCTGCTTCGTCGGGTTCGTCGAGGAGTTCCTCTTCCGTGGCATCCTCCAGGACGTCCTCGAACGGCGCTACGGCCGAATGGCCGGTCTCCTCCTCACGAGCGCGCTGTTCGGCTTGCTCCACGCCGGCTACGGCCTCCAGCACGAAATCCTGTTCGCGGGCGTCATCGGACTGCTGTTCGGCGTCGTCTACGACTGGACCGACAGTCTCGTCCTCGTCACGCTGCTCCACGGCCTGCTGAACGTCTTCCTGTTCGCCATCATCCCGATCTACGGGTCGGTCCTGGGTCCGTTCGGTCTCTGA
- a CDS encoding fumarylacetoacetate hydrolase family protein produces the protein MRYLARTADGRALLGDSEGFVPLPAALPGVDTVEAALRRAPEGLPDPADAPATRRPADQFTLAAPLSSPGRCLGIGLNYADHAADLDEVRPDEPASFLKPAAALTGPGGPIRLPDPAITDRVTAEAELGVVLGRTCSDVDEAAFDDVVAGFVPVVDLTAEDVLERNPRFLTRAKGFDTFLVVGPWVAVPDSPRAALDDVTVRTVVDDAVVAENTLDGMLFRPPELVAFHSRAATLEPGDLLSTGTPGAGVVTPDSTVRAEVDPVGTLTARVVRG, from the coding sequence ATGCGCTACCTCGCGCGGACGGCCGACGGGCGGGCACTGCTCGGCGACAGCGAGGGGTTCGTCCCGCTCCCGGCGGCGCTCCCCGGCGTCGACACCGTCGAGGCGGCCCTCCGCCGTGCGCCCGAGGGACTGCCCGACCCGGCTGACGCGCCCGCGACCCGCCGTCCCGCCGACCAGTTCACCCTCGCCGCGCCCCTCTCGTCGCCCGGGCGGTGTCTCGGTATTGGGCTCAACTACGCCGACCACGCCGCGGACCTGGACGAGGTCCGGCCCGACGAGCCGGCGAGTTTCCTGAAGCCGGCCGCGGCGCTGACCGGCCCCGGCGGGCCGATTCGCCTCCCCGACCCCGCGATTACCGACCGCGTCACCGCCGAGGCGGAACTGGGCGTGGTGCTCGGGCGGACCTGCTCGGACGTGGACGAGGCGGCGTTCGACGACGTGGTCGCCGGGTTCGTCCCCGTCGTCGACCTCACGGCGGAGGACGTCCTCGAACGCAACCCGCGATTCCTCACGCGCGCGAAGGGGTTCGACACTTTCCTCGTCGTCGGGCCGTGGGTCGCCGTCCCCGACTCCCCGCGTGCGGCCCTCGACGACGTCACCGTCCGCACCGTCGTCGACGACGCGGTGGTCGCCGAGAACACCCTCGATGGGATGCTGTTCCGACCGCCGGAACTCGTCGCCTTCCACTCGCGGGCGGCGACGCTCGAACCCGGCGACCTCCTCAGCACGGGCACCCCCGGCGCGGGCGTCGTCACCCCCGACTCCACCGTCCGGGCGGAGGTCGACCCGGTCGGGACGCTCACCGCCCGGGTCGTGCGAGGGTAG
- a CDS encoding type 1 glutamine amidotransferase domain-containing protein → MSEPLSDTTVAVFLAPRGTENVEFTEPKSALEDAGATVEVLGTETGEVETVDDDLEPSATHEVETAFSEASPEDYDALVVPGGTVGADELRVDDDAVGMVRSFADAGKPMGVICHGPWVLVEADVVEGRTLTSYPSVETDVRNAGGEWVDEEVVTDDGIVTSRNPDDLPAFCDAIVESFADE, encoded by the coding sequence ATGTCCGAGCCACTCAGCGACACGACCGTCGCCGTGTTCCTCGCGCCGCGCGGGACCGAGAACGTCGAGTTCACCGAACCGAAGTCCGCCCTCGAGGACGCCGGCGCGACCGTCGAGGTCCTCGGGACGGAGACGGGCGAGGTCGAGACGGTGGACGACGACCTCGAACCGAGCGCGACCCACGAGGTCGAGACGGCCTTCTCGGAGGCCTCGCCGGAGGACTACGACGCGCTGGTCGTCCCCGGCGGGACCGTCGGTGCCGACGAACTCCGCGTCGACGACGACGCCGTCGGGATGGTCCGTTCGTTCGCGGACGCGGGCAAGCCGATGGGCGTCATCTGCCACGGGCCGTGGGTGCTCGTCGAGGCCGACGTCGTCGAGGGGCGGACCCTCACGTCGTACCCGAGCGTCGAGACCGACGTCCGCAACGCGGGCGGTGAGTGGGTCGACGAGGAAGTCGTCACCGACGACGGTATCGTGACGAGTCGGAACCCCGACGACCTGCCGGCGTTCTGTGACGCCATCGTCGAGTCGTTCGCCGACGAGTGA
- a CDS encoding acyl-CoA dehydrogenase family protein, giving the protein MEYHDSEKARDVAARVEAFMDERVIPREREALATGNKVSDEELREFWEEARERDLFAPQMSEKYGGQGLDFSDMLPSFEQVGRSPLGAPAIRANAPQEGNMHTLEMVGTEEQKEEWLRPLVQGEVSSAFSMTEPMQGGGADPKMLKTTAVKDGDEWVINGHKWWTSDGADADFFLVMARTDLDAHPYAGTSIILVPTDTDGVELVRDIPHMGDHSVLENPGGHAEVKYRDVRVPVENTVGEENEGFQIAQMRLGGGRLTHCMRFSGMAERALDVSKAYISEREAFGSTVAEKQALRQRIAQAETNLHMARCGVRHAARELDRSEARIEVAMCKVFAANVCNDIMDLAVQCLGSNGIAKDLPVAAFYESVRPFRIFDGPDEVHWRSIARHAFEDVKSEELEGVLRFDEDLIADELREEVPADD; this is encoded by the coding sequence ATGGAGTATCACGACTCCGAGAAAGCACGGGACGTCGCGGCCCGCGTGGAGGCGTTCATGGACGAGCGAGTCATCCCCCGAGAGCGGGAGGCACTCGCCACCGGGAACAAGGTGAGCGACGAGGAACTCCGGGAGTTCTGGGAGGAGGCGCGAGAGCGCGACCTGTTCGCCCCGCAGATGTCCGAGAAGTACGGCGGGCAGGGGCTAGACTTCTCCGATATGCTCCCCTCCTTCGAGCAGGTGGGGCGCTCGCCCCTCGGCGCACCCGCCATCCGGGCGAACGCGCCACAGGAGGGCAACATGCACACCCTGGAGATGGTGGGCACCGAGGAACAGAAAGAGGAGTGGCTTCGCCCGCTCGTTCAGGGTGAGGTGTCCTCCGCGTTCTCGATGACCGAACCCATGCAGGGCGGCGGAGCGGACCCGAAGATGCTGAAGACCACCGCCGTGAAGGACGGCGACGAGTGGGTCATCAACGGCCACAAGTGGTGGACCTCCGACGGAGCGGACGCCGACTTCTTCCTCGTGATGGCCCGCACCGACCTCGACGCCCACCCCTACGCGGGCACGTCCATCATCCTCGTCCCGACGGACACCGACGGGGTGGAACTCGTCCGCGACATCCCGCACATGGGCGACCACAGCGTTCTGGAGAACCCCGGCGGGCACGCCGAGGTGAAGTACCGCGACGTTCGCGTCCCGGTCGAGAACACCGTCGGCGAGGAGAACGAGGGTTTCCAGATCGCCCAGATGCGCCTCGGCGGCGGGCGACTCACCCACTGTATGCGCTTCTCGGGGATGGCCGAACGCGCCCTCGACGTCTCGAAGGCCTACATCAGCGAACGGGAGGCCTTCGGGTCGACCGTCGCGGAGAAACAGGCGCTCCGCCAGCGCATCGCGCAGGCCGAGACGAACCTCCACATGGCCCGCTGTGGGGTGCGCCACGCCGCCCGCGAACTCGACCGGAGCGAGGCGCGCATCGAGGTGGCGATGTGCAAGGTGTTCGCCGCGAACGTCTGTAACGACATCATGGACCTCGCGGTGCAGTGTCTCGGCAGCAACGGCATCGCGAAGGACCTCCCGGTCGCGGCGTTCTACGAGAGCGTCCGCCCGTTCCGCATCTTCGACGGCCCCGACGAGGTCCACTGGCGCTCCATCGCCCGCCACGCCTTCGAGGACGTGAAGAGCGAGGAACTGGAGGGCGTCCTGCGCTTCGACGAGGACCTCATCGCCGACGAACTCCGCGAGGAGGTGCCCGCGGACGACTGA
- a CDS encoding phosphotransferase family protein → MTANDAYLDRLVDEAALRAYLTAELGPVDEFEVAHHGEGHSNETLFVRWGDRDLVMRRPPAGETAESAHDVLREHRVISALRDTAVPVPPAVLACEDTSVVGGEFYLMDRLAGDVIRDREPERFATPEGRRRVSEELIDTLAAIHTLDYEAVGLSDLGRPEGFTERQVERWGKQFDWAYETTRADREVSHVDEIGAWLAANVPDSYEHTLVHGDFKLDNVMFAPGTPPDIEAVMDWEMGTLGDPLRDIGWLLVYWDPDPLSERLMPSFLDREGYLSREELLARYERQSGVEVSDPTFYLVLGLYMLAAVGEMFYARYLAGDSSDDLYPEMEALVPAVCRRAKALVDGDRTV, encoded by the coding sequence ATGACCGCGAACGACGCCTACCTCGACCGCCTCGTCGACGAGGCGGCCCTCCGCGCGTACCTCACCGCCGAACTCGGACCGGTCGACGAGTTCGAGGTGGCCCACCACGGCGAGGGCCACTCGAACGAGACGCTGTTCGTGCGCTGGGGGGACCGCGACCTCGTCATGCGACGGCCGCCGGCGGGCGAGACGGCCGAGAGCGCCCACGACGTCCTCCGCGAGCACCGGGTCATCAGCGCGCTCCGGGACACGGCGGTCCCCGTCCCGCCGGCCGTGCTGGCCTGCGAGGACACCTCGGTCGTCGGCGGGGAGTTCTACCTCATGGACCGCCTCGCCGGCGACGTGATTCGCGACCGGGAACCGGAGCGCTTCGCCACCCCCGAGGGTCGCCGGCGGGTCTCCGAGGAACTAATCGACACGCTCGCGGCGATACACACGCTGGACTACGAGGCCGTCGGTCTCTCGGACCTCGGCCGGCCGGAGGGGTTCACCGAGCGACAGGTCGAGCGCTGGGGCAAGCAGTTCGACTGGGCCTACGAGACCACGCGGGCGGACCGCGAGGTGTCCCACGTCGACGAAATCGGGGCGTGGCTGGCGGCGAACGTGCCCGACTCGTACGAGCACACGCTGGTCCACGGCGACTTCAAACTGGACAACGTCATGTTCGCGCCGGGGACCCCGCCCGACATTGAGGCGGTGATGGACTGGGAGATGGGGACGCTCGGCGACCCCCTGCGCGACATCGGCTGGCTACTCGTCTACTGGGACCCCGACCCGCTCAGCGAGCGGTTGATGCCCTCGTTCCTCGACCGCGAGGGCTACCTCTCCCGCGAGGAGTTGCTCGCGCGCTACGAGCGGCAGTCGGGCGTCGAGGTGAGCGACCCGACGTTCTACCTCGTCCTCGGACTCTACATGCTCGCGGCGGTCGGCGAGATGTTCTACGCGCGCTACCTCGCGGGCGACAGCAGCGACGACCTCTACCCCGAGATGGAGGCGCTCGTCCCCGCCGTCTGTCGCCGCGCGAAGGCACTCGTCGACGGCGACCGGACCGTCTGA
- a CDS encoding SDR family oxidoreductase, producing the protein MDLQIAGNTALVTASSSGLGKASATALAREGANVVMNGRTQETLDEAVEEVREVASGDVVGVQADLTVKEDVERLVETTVEEFGGLDHLVTSAGGPPSGPFMETSDEDWEDAFELLVMSVVRTVQAAADHLAADGGGTYVAITSRSVKEAIPSLVLSNSVRMGVIGLEKTISTELAPEVRSNAVLPGAHETRRIRELVEQGVERGDYDSYEEGLAARGESNPLGRVGDPMELGNTVAFLSSPLSGYINGVSIPIDGGDSNSNL; encoded by the coding sequence ATGGACCTACAGATCGCGGGCAACACCGCGCTGGTGACGGCGTCGAGCAGCGGTCTCGGGAAGGCGTCGGCGACGGCACTCGCCCGCGAGGGCGCGAACGTCGTGATGAACGGCCGGACGCAGGAGACGCTGGACGAGGCCGTCGAGGAGGTGCGCGAGGTGGCCTCGGGCGACGTCGTCGGCGTGCAGGCCGACCTGACCGTGAAGGAGGACGTCGAGCGACTCGTGGAGACCACCGTCGAGGAGTTCGGCGGCCTCGACCACCTCGTCACCTCCGCTGGCGGCCCCCCGAGCGGGCCGTTCATGGAGACCAGCGACGAGGACTGGGAGGACGCCTTCGAACTCCTCGTGATGAGCGTCGTCCGCACCGTGCAGGCGGCCGCGGACCACCTCGCCGCCGACGGCGGTGGCACCTACGTCGCCATCACCTCCCGGAGCGTCAAGGAGGCCATCCCGTCGCTCGTCCTCTCGAACTCGGTGCGGATGGGCGTCATCGGCCTCGAGAAGACCATCTCGACGGAACTCGCCCCGGAGGTGCGCTCGAACGCCGTCCTCCCCGGCGCCCACGAGACGCGGCGCATCCGCGAACTCGTCGAACAGGGAGTCGAGCGCGGCGACTACGACTCCTACGAGGAGGGACTGGCGGCCCGCGGCGAGTCGAACCCGTTGGGACGCGTCGGCGACCCGATGGAACTCGGCAACACCGTCGCATTCCTCTCCTCGCCGCTCTCGGGGTACATCAACGGTGTCTCCATCCCCATCGACGGCGGGGACAGCAACTCGAACCTGTAA
- a CDS encoding alkaline phosphatase D family protein yields the protein MTADDGVDEPTGDHSRLLSELDSHDLSLAMDVTGTDGTDVFAFDPDADPDGTFPQSVASGGPTPAGVILWTRVAPGAFDTDEPLAVQVATDEGFEDVVFDGVVTDGESVRAHDYTVKVDLDGRLESDSTYYYRFVYAGVASRTGRCRTLPAPDDSPDSLRVAVLACQNYLNGYYGAFHHVASEDVDFLVHVGDFIYESSDGAFKGVGSYDYAGRDLTLPSGESRVNSLRDYRYLHRTYREERFLQEALESHTLIAGWDDHELVNDVYWDSTTDAPAGDHPRSDDPEFMTELVADGMHAWWEYIPARVEYDPAGERLQERFRLWRAFEFGDLVTLALTDERLFRDPPREAIPTPDNVGPQYEPPGRTMLGEEQREWLLDTVTGSETTWTVWADEVLTVPFRLGSGPLSVFPVQGGWDGYTRERQKITETIGAADVDNFVTLTGDMHCYVAAYQQTSYPGRVSGGEGVAQGERIGVEFMTPAVTSLNAAEALHLTRGWRGRVTEPLLTSLVTGMNPHIEFFDSHHWGYSVVEFTREDCTYVGYAVDKTDDSPDADRHVVTAYRVPEGEVHLEDVTEEFRG from the coding sequence ATGACCGCGGACGATGGGGTAGACGAACCCACCGGTGACCACTCAAGGCTCCTGTCGGAACTGGACTCCCACGACCTCTCGCTGGCGATGGACGTGACGGGGACGGACGGGACGGACGTCTTCGCGTTCGACCCGGACGCCGACCCGGACGGCACCTTCCCGCAGTCGGTCGCCAGCGGCGGCCCCACACCCGCGGGCGTCATCCTCTGGACCCGCGTCGCGCCCGGGGCGTTCGACACGGACGAACCGCTCGCCGTCCAGGTGGCGACCGACGAGGGGTTCGAGGACGTCGTCTTCGACGGCGTCGTCACGGACGGCGAGAGCGTCCGCGCCCACGACTACACGGTGAAGGTGGACCTCGACGGCCGCCTCGAGTCGGACTCGACGTATTACTACCGCTTCGTCTACGCCGGCGTGGCCTCCCGGACCGGTCGGTGTCGGACGCTCCCGGCCCCCGACGATTCGCCCGACTCCCTGCGCGTCGCCGTCCTCGCCTGCCAGAACTATCTCAACGGTTACTACGGCGCGTTCCACCACGTGGCGAGCGAGGACGTGGACTTCCTCGTCCACGTCGGCGACTTCATCTACGAGTCGAGCGACGGCGCCTTCAAGGGCGTCGGGTCGTACGACTACGCCGGCCGCGACCTGACGCTCCCGAGCGGTGAGAGCCGCGTGAACTCGCTTCGCGACTACCGCTACCTCCACCGCACCTACCGCGAGGAACGCTTCCTGCAGGAGGCACTGGAGTCGCACACCCTCATCGCGGGGTGGGACGACCACGAACTCGTCAACGACGTCTACTGGGACTCGACGACGGACGCGCCGGCGGGCGACCACCCTCGCAGCGACGACCCCGAGTTCATGACCGAACTCGTCGCCGACGGGATGCACGCCTGGTGGGAGTACATACCCGCCCGCGTCGAGTACGACCCGGCCGGCGAGCGACTACAAGAACGCTTTCGCCTCTGGCGGGCCTTCGAGTTCGGCGACCTCGTGACGCTCGCGCTGACCGACGAGCGACTGTTCCGCGACCCGCCCCGGGAGGCGATTCCGACGCCCGACAACGTCGGCCCGCAGTACGAACCGCCGGGCCGGACGATGCTCGGCGAGGAACAACGCGAGTGGCTCCTCGACACCGTCACCGGGTCCGAGACGACGTGGACGGTGTGGGCCGACGAGGTGCTCACCGTCCCCTTCCGACTCGGGTCCGGCCCGCTGTCGGTGTTCCCCGTTCAGGGAGGGTGGGACGGTTACACCCGCGAGCGCCAGAAGATAACGGAGACCATCGGCGCGGCGGACGTCGACAACTTCGTGACGCTCACGGGCGACATGCACTGCTACGTCGCGGCCTACCAGCAGACCTCCTACCCGGGGCGCGTCTCCGGCGGCGAGGGGGTCGCACAGGGCGAACGCATCGGCGTCGAGTTCATGACCCCCGCCGTCACTTCGCTGAACGCCGCGGAGGCACTCCACCTGACCCGGGGGTGGCGCGGGCGGGTGACCGAACCCCTGCTCACCAGCCTCGTCACAGGGATGAACCCCCACATCGAGTTCTTCGACAGCCACCACTGGGGCTACTCGGTCGTGGAGTTCACGCGCGAGGACTGCACGTACGTCGGCTACGCCGTCGACAAGACCGACGACTCCCCGGACGCGGACCGCCACGTCGTCACCGCCTACCGCGTCCCGGAGGGCGAGGTCCACTTGGAGGACGTGACCGAGGAGTTCCGCGGGTAG
- a CDS encoding bacterio-opsin activator domain-containing protein gives MVATDGSLRSSHVLLVGDARWTAEFGDRLRTVGASVDRVGTAEDALEVVRNRATDCVVSEYSLDAATGVELVESVRARTSTLPVVVCTAEGDETVASAAIGAGVSDYVAFEGVPREQFDDLHARVERCVQAAARSASRRDRARQFEATFGDARAATWVLDDGGALVRANRTAREWLSDAAEGTDGEQFWTLPWWEGEEGVEDDVRRVVGTALDGELGHAVVSRPQSSGRPAVVEMSARPVHDEFGGLVSVVVEGVDITERVTLERNLRQSEELHRVTLNNMTDTVLMTNEAGEYTYVCPNVHFIFGYTADEIHRQGTIDELLGTDLFDRDELAESGVLKNIECTATDKAGREHTLLVNVREVSIQDGALLYSCRDISKRKQREEALATLHATARDFLYAETSHEIARHVVDDAPSVVGLDASAVYLFDAEGNDLRPAAQSDEMRELAGPLSPVPTDGSRLVSDSFLHDEARFVDDAHKSDHIDDPTTGLGSVASIPLGDHGVFVVGSAERGRFGEVARELADLLAATAEAALDRVRRESRLRRQDRELQRRNADLTALARTNDIIREIDQALVAAETRPEVEHAVCQRLTGEDRFAFAWIGVVDEATGTVEPRSWAGDERGYLDDASFTVAETGTEPAGRTAATRTASTVKNVADHLRGESWRTSALSRDFRSALSVPLAYDEFTYGVLTVYADTPRAFDDTTRAVLSELGETIASATSAIERKNALLTTSVTRLEFGTDDQTFVLSRLAHEAGCTLSYRGGVQQTDRGAVVFVTVEGTSVEAVEAAAERLVAVDDLRSIGADGHGGVVRLRVSQPFLALELADHGAVLHRVDAGESATSLVVEVPETVDVHHISRLVSNAVGPIDLRSKRTLDQSSTHDLRARFLDRVTDRQLEVVQTAHYSGFFESPRESTGEEVAATLDISPAAFYRHVRTVQRKLFSTLFDEAGVAAFSAPPPE, from the coding sequence ATGGTCGCAACTGACGGTTCGCTGCGTTCGTCCCACGTCCTCCTCGTCGGTGACGCGAGGTGGACCGCCGAGTTCGGCGACCGACTCCGAACGGTCGGCGCGTCCGTCGACAGGGTCGGGACGGCCGAAGACGCCCTCGAAGTTGTCCGGAACCGCGCCACCGACTGCGTGGTCAGTGAGTACTCGCTCGACGCGGCGACGGGCGTGGAACTGGTCGAATCGGTCCGTGCACGGACGTCGACCCTCCCCGTCGTCGTGTGTACGGCGGAGGGCGACGAGACGGTCGCGAGTGCCGCCATCGGGGCCGGCGTCTCCGACTACGTCGCGTTCGAGGGTGTCCCCCGCGAGCAGTTCGACGACCTCCACGCACGCGTCGAACGGTGCGTGCAGGCCGCGGCGCGGTCGGCCTCGCGTCGCGACCGCGCACGCCAGTTCGAGGCGACGTTCGGCGACGCCCGGGCCGCGACGTGGGTCCTCGACGACGGGGGTGCACTCGTCCGCGCCAACCGGACCGCCCGCGAGTGGCTCTCCGACGCCGCCGAGGGAACCGATGGGGAGCAGTTCTGGACGCTCCCCTGGTGGGAAGGTGAGGAAGGCGTCGAGGACGACGTTCGTCGCGTGGTGGGGACGGCCCTCGACGGCGAACTTGGGCACGCGGTCGTCTCTCGGCCGCAGTCGTCCGGCCGGCCGGCTGTCGTCGAGATGTCCGCCCGCCCCGTCCACGACGAGTTCGGGGGGCTCGTCTCCGTCGTCGTCGAGGGCGTCGACATCACCGAGCGCGTGACCCTCGAACGCAACCTCCGGCAGTCCGAGGAACTCCACCGGGTGACGCTCAACAACATGACCGACACCGTCCTCATGACGAACGAGGCCGGCGAGTACACCTACGTCTGTCCGAACGTCCACTTCATCTTCGGTTACACCGCCGACGAGATTCACCGGCAAGGGACTATCGACGAACTCCTCGGTACGGACCTGTTCGACCGGGACGAACTCGCCGAATCGGGGGTCCTCAAGAACATCGAGTGTACGGCGACGGACAAGGCGGGGCGGGAACACACCCTCCTCGTCAACGTCCGGGAGGTGTCGATACAGGACGGGGCGCTCCTGTACAGTTGCCGTGACATCTCGAAGCGCAAACAGCGCGAGGAAGCACTCGCGACCCTTCACGCGACGGCACGTGACTTCCTGTACGCGGAGACGTCCCACGAAATCGCTCGACACGTCGTCGACGACGCACCGAGCGTCGTTGGCCTCGACGCGAGTGCCGTCTACCTGTTCGATGCGGAGGGGAACGACCTCCGGCCCGCCGCTCAGTCGGACGAGATGCGCGAACTGGCTGGGCCGCTCTCGCCGGTACCCACCGACGGGTCCCGACTCGTCAGCGACAGTTTCCTGCACGACGAGGCGCGGTTCGTCGACGACGCCCACAAGTCCGACCACATCGACGACCCGACGACGGGACTCGGGAGCGTCGCGTCCATCCCACTGGGCGACCACGGCGTGTTCGTCGTCGGCTCCGCCGAACGGGGTCGGTTCGGCGAGGTGGCCCGCGAACTCGCGGACCTGCTCGCGGCGACGGCCGAGGCGGCGCTCGACCGAGTGCGACGCGAGAGCAGGCTCCGGCGGCAGGACCGCGAACTCCAGCGACGGAACGCGGACCTGACGGCTCTCGCCCGGACGAACGATATCATCCGGGAGATAGACCAGGCGCTCGTCGCGGCCGAGACCCGGCCGGAGGTCGAACACGCCGTCTGCCAGCGGCTGACGGGCGAGGACCGGTTCGCCTTCGCCTGGATCGGCGTCGTCGACGAGGCCACGGGGACGGTCGAACCGCGGTCGTGGGCGGGCGACGAACGCGGCTACCTCGACGACGCGTCGTTCACCGTCGCGGAGACCGGCACCGAACCCGCGGGGAGGACTGCGGCGACCCGCACCGCCTCCACGGTGAAGAACGTCGCCGACCACCTCCGAGGGGAGTCGTGGCGGACGAGTGCGCTGTCCCGCGACTTCCGGTCCGCCCTGAGCGTCCCGCTCGCGTACGACGAGTTCACCTACGGCGTGTTGACCGTCTACGCCGACACGCCGCGGGCGTTCGACGACACGACGCGAGCGGTACTGTCCGAACTGGGAGAGACCATCGCCTCCGCGACGAGCGCCATCGAGCGCAAGAACGCGCTGTTGACGACGTCGGTGACGCGCCTCGAGTTCGGGACCGACGACCAGACGTTCGTCCTCTCTCGACTCGCCCACGAAGCGGGGTGTACGCTCTCGTACCGTGGCGGCGTCCAGCAGACGGACCGTGGGGCCGTCGTCTTCGTGACCGTCGAGGGGACGTCGGTCGAGGCCGTCGAGGCGGCGGCCGAGCGACTGGTCGCCGTCGACGACCTCCGGTCCATCGGCGCCGACGGGCACGGCGGGGTCGTCCGTCTCCGCGTCTCACAGCCGTTCCTCGCGCTCGAACTGGCCGACCACGGGGCCGTCCTCCACCGCGTCGACGCCGGCGAGTCGGCGACGTCCCTCGTCGTCGAGGTGCCGGAGACGGTCGACGTCCACCACATCTCGCGGCTCGTCTCGAACGCCGTCGGGCCGATCGACCTCCGTTCGAAGCGGACGCTCGACCAGTCGTCGACCCACGACCTGCGCGCGCGGTTCCTCGACCGGGTCACCGACCGCCAACTCGAAGTGGTCCAGACGGCCCACTACAGCGGGTTCTTCGAATCGCCCCGCGAGAGCACGGGGGAGGAGGTCGCCGCGACACTCGACATCTCGCCGGCGGCGTTCTACCGGCACGTCCGGACGGTACAGCGAAAGCTCTTCTCGACGCTGTTCGACGAGGCGGGAGTCGCCGCGTTCTCCGCTCCCCCGCCCGAGTGA
- a CDS encoding rubrerythrin-like domain-containing protein gives MRDVEYEPREESAYECFDCGTIVRAECSPDSCPDCGGSMRNRLTTFE, from the coding sequence ATGAGAGATGTCGAGTACGAACCGCGGGAGGAATCGGCGTACGAGTGTTTCGACTGTGGGACCATCGTCCGGGCCGAGTGCAGTCCGGACTCCTGTCCCGACTGTGGCGGGTCCATGCGCAACCGGTTGACCACCTTCGAGTAG